Genomic window (Nitrospirota bacterium):
TCGCATTGTAGATGTCCCAGGGATTGTAGCCGGTTGTCTTGACCGCGGCAGCCTCGTCTGCGGTCAGGCCGAAGATGAAAATGTTCTCGCGCCCCACCTCCTCCATCATCTCAATGTTCGCGCCGTCCAGGGTCCCGATCGTGAGCGCGCCGTTCAGCGCGAGCTTCATGTTGCCCGTGCCCGAGGCCTCGGTGCCCGCTGTGGAGATCTGCTCGGACAGATCGCAGGCCGGGATGATCTTCTCGGCATTCGAGACGCTGTAGTCGGGAATAAACGCCACTTTGAGCGCATTACCGACCGCCGGGTCGTTGTTCACGATGTCCGCGACGCTGTGGATGAGCTTGATGATGAGCTTGGCCATGGCATATCCGGGCGCGGCCTTGCCCCCGAAGATCACGGTGCGAGGCGCCACGTCTTTTGCCTGGCCCTCCCTAATGCGGTTGTAGCGGGTCACGATGTGCAGCACGTTCAGAAGCTGCCGTTTGTATTCATGGATGCGTTTGATCTGAACGTCGAACAGCGAGGCGGGATCGACCGTGAGCTTCAGACGGATCCTGATGAGCGCGGCGAGCCGCTCTTTGTTCGCATGCTTCACTTCGCGAAACTGCTTCCGAAATTCCGGTTCTTCGGCAAGAGGGGCAAGCTTCCTGAGCTCCGTAAGATCCCTGACCCACGTCTCGCCGATGCGCGACGTGATGAGGGAGGACAGGCCGGGGTTGGCCTGGTGCAGCCATCGCCGCGGCGTGATGCCGTTCGTGATGTTGACGACCTTGCCGGGAAAGAACTGATCGAAATCGGAGAAGATGGTCTTCTTCATGAGATCGGTGTGGATCTGCGACACGCCGTTCACGCAGTGGCTCCCGACGATGGCCAGGTAGGCCATACGCAGTCTGCGGCCTCCGGCTTCGTCCACGATCGACATGCGCATGACCCGTTCCCCGTCGCCGGGGTAGCAATGACGCACCTCTTCCAGGAACCGATAGTTGATCTCGTAGATGATCTGGAGGTGGCGCGGCAGGAGCTCTTCGAAAAGGCTGACCGGCCAGGTCTCGAGGGCCTCGGGCATCAGCGTGTGGTTGGTGTAGGAGAAGGTGCGGCGTGTGATGTTCCAGGCATGGTCCCAATCCAGGTGATGGAGATCGACCAGCACGCGCATGAGCTCGGGAATGGCGATGGCCGGATGGGTGTCGTTCAGCTGGATCGCGACCTTGTCCGGCAGCATATCCAGGTCCGCATGAAACTTGGTGAAGCGCCGCAGGATGTCCTGGAGAGATGCGCAGACAAAAAAGTACTGCTGTTTGAGCCGAAGCTCACGGCCCATCAGCGTGGTGTCGCTGGGGTAGAGCACCTTGGAAAGGTTCTCGGAGGCGTTCTTGTCCTCTACTGCCTTGATGTAGTTGCCCTCGTTGAAGTACGTCAGGTTGAAGTCGCGCGAGGCTTTGGCCGTCCAGAGACGCATGTTGTTCACCGTGCTGGTATGGTAGCCGGGCACAGGCGTATCGTAGGCCATTGCCATTACATCCTCGGTGTCGATCCAGTGAAAGTGCGTTTTGCCCTGTTCATCCTTGAACTGGACCACGCGGCCGCCGAACTTCACTGAAAAGAGCACCTCGGGGCGCGGGAAATCCCAGGGATTGCCATAACGCAGCCAGTTGTCGGGATGCTCCACCTGGTAGCCGTTCTCGATGCGCTGAATGAACATGCCGTACTCGTAGCGGATCCCGTACCCGTAACCCGGCAGACCCATGGTCGCCATGGAATCGAGAAAGCAGGCTGCAAGCCTGCCGAGCCCGCCATTGCCCAGGGCAGCGTCCATCTCGAGGTCCTCGATGCGGTCGATGTCGAGATCGAGATCGGAAAGAGCTTCCCTGCATTCCTCATAGAAGCCCATGTTCAGCAGACTGTTCGCCAGCAGACGGCCGGTCAGGAACTCCAGGGAAAGATAATAGACACGCTTGGCGTCGGACTCATAGTAGCTGCGCATGGTCTCCATCCAGCGCTCGATCAAACGCTCGCGCACGGCGTAGGCGGTGGTGTGGAACCAATCGCGGTGGGTGGCGGTGATCGGGTCCTTGCCGAGCGAGTAGATAAGGCGGTTGGCAAACGAGTGCATGAGGGACGCCCGGTCCTGACCGCGCTTGGAGTATTGAAAGTTGTCGTTCTTAATGGTCATGAAGCCTCCCTCAGGAGCGATAAAAAGATTTGGTTTTAACCGGTCAAACCGGGTGAGCGGTTCAAAAAGGTTCAATGCCCTGCTACAGTTCCATGATGATCGGCAGGATCATCGGCCTGCGTTCCATACGTTTGTTGATGAACTTTTTGAGCGCGCTCCGGACCCGGGCGGAGACCAGCGACCAGTCTCCCTTGGCCTCGGGGACCATGAGGGTGAGCGTGTCCATGACCACGGTTTTCACCTCGGCAAGGAGCTCCTGCGAGGCGTCCTCGAACACGAAGCCGCGTGACACGATGTCCGGGCCCGATACCACCCTGCCTGTTGCCGTCTCGATCCCGAGGATCACGATCACCACGCCGTCATGGGCGAGCTTCATCCGGTCGCGAAGCACCACCGTGTCCACGCCGCCGTCCGCGGTGGAACCCGCGGTTTTGCCGTCGATGTACACCCTGCCCACGCTGACGCGACCCGCGCGGCGAGCGGAATCCGACGTGAACTCCATGATCTCACCGTCTTCGAGGATGAACACGTTCTCGTCGGGGATATTCACCTTCCGGGCAAGCTGGGCGTGGTAGACGAGGTGGCGATACTCGCCGTGGACAGGGATGAAGTATTTCGGCCTGACGAGGTTCAACATGAGCTTGAGCTCTTCCTTGGACGCGTGGCCCGAGACGTGGATCTCGGACACCTTTTCGTAGAACACTTCCGCGCCGTGCTTGAACAGATGATTGATGATCCGCGTGATGCCGCGTTCGTTCCCCGGGATCATCTTGGACGAAAGCACGATGGTGTCGCCTTTTTTTATCTGGAAGTGCTTATGCTCGTTCGCGGCCATGCGCGAGAGCGCGCTCATGGGCTCGCCCTGGCTGCCGGTCGTGATCATGACGATCTGGTCGTCGGGCAGGGTCTTGAGCGCGTCGATCTTGAGCCAGGTGTCCGACGGCATCTTGAGGTAGCCGAGGTCCAGCGCGATCTGCGCGTTCGCGATCATGCTCTTGCCGTTCAGGATCACCTTCCGGTTGTGCATCACCGCAACATCGATGATCTGCTGCACCCGGTGGATGTTCGAGGCAAAGGTAGCGACCACGATCCTGCCGACGGCGCGGTGGAAGATGTCCTCGAGTCCGCGGCGCACCTCCTTTTCCGAGAAGGTGTAGCCGCCCTGGCCGGCGTTCGTGCTGTCCGACATGAGCACGAGGGTCCCCTTGTCGCCGTATTCCGCAAAGGTGCGGAGGTCCATGATCTCATTGTCCACCGGTGTGGGATCGATTTTAAAATCACCCGTGTGGACCACGCGTCCCACCGGCGTGGTGATGCCGAGGCCGCAGCCGTCCACGATGCTG
Coding sequences:
- a CDS encoding glycogen/starch/alpha-glucan phosphorylase; the protein is MHSFANRLIYSLGKDPITATHRDWFHTTAYAVRERLIERWMETMRSYYESDAKRVYYLSLEFLTGRLLANSLLNMGFYEECREALSDLDLDIDRIEDLEMDAALGNGGLGRLAACFLDSMATMGLPGYGYGIRYEYGMFIQRIENGYQVEHPDNWLRYGNPWDFPRPEVLFSVKFGGRVVQFKDEQGKTHFHWIDTEDVMAMAYDTPVPGYHTSTVNNMRLWTAKASRDFNLTYFNEGNYIKAVEDKNASENLSKVLYPSDTTLMGRELRLKQQYFFVCASLQDILRRFTKFHADLDMLPDKVAIQLNDTHPAIAIPELMRVLVDLHHLDWDHAWNITRRTFSYTNHTLMPEALETWPVSLFEELLPRHLQIIYEINYRFLEEVRHCYPGDGERVMRMSIVDEAGGRRLRMAYLAIVGSHCVNGVSQIHTDLMKKTIFSDFDQFFPGKVVNITNGITPRRWLHQANPGLSSLITSRIGETWVRDLTELRKLAPLAEEPEFRKQFREVKHANKERLAALIRIRLKLTVDPASLFDVQIKRIHEYKRQLLNVLHIVTRYNRIREGQAKDVAPRTVIFGGKAAPGYAMAKLIIKLIHSVADIVNNDPAVGNALKVAFIPDYSVSNAEKIIPACDLSEQISTAGTEASGTGNMKLALNGALTIGTLDGANIEMMEEVGRENIFIFGLTADEAAAVKTTGYNPWDIYNANTELRRALDMINGGYFSPDAPNRFRPIFDTLTGYGDRFLLLADYEEYVACQERVDTLYRDPEEWSRRAILNVAGMGMFSSDRTIGEYADRIWGVKPVRRGEAR
- a CDS encoding ribonuclease J, whose protein sequence is MTETPDLPVQPASSTQALAIIPLGGIGEIGLNMTVLEYGDDIIVIDAGLMFPDAEMLGVDIVIPDFTYLRENRHKVRAVLLTHAHEDHIGALPFLLKELQVPLYGTKLTLGFVKEKLREHGLDAEAELIIVKPRDTVTLGCFQVEFIRVTHSIVDGCGLGITTPVGRVVHTGDFKIDPTPVDNEIMDLRTFAEYGDKGTLVLMSDSTNAGQGGYTFSEKEVRRGLEDIFHRAVGRIVVATFASNIHRVQQIIDVAVMHNRKVILNGKSMIANAQIALDLGYLKMPSDTWLKIDALKTLPDDQIVMITTGSQGEPMSALSRMAANEHKHFQIKKGDTIVLSSKMIPGNERGITRIINHLFKHGAEVFYEKVSEIHVSGHASKEELKLMLNLVRPKYFIPVHGEYRHLVYHAQLARKVNIPDENVFILEDGEIMEFTSDSARRAGRVSVGRVYIDGKTAGSTADGGVDTVVLRDRMKLAHDGVVIVILGIETATGRVVSGPDIVSRGFVFEDASQELLAEVKTVVMDTLTLMVPEAKGDWSLVSARVRSALKKFINKRMERRPMILPIIMEL